In one Microbacterium invictum genomic region, the following are encoded:
- the dxr gene encoding 1-deoxy-D-xylulose-5-phosphate reductoisomerase, which yields MRRILVLGSTGSIGTQALEVIAANPHRFEVAGLATGSRRELMAAQAAQFGVAESACALGASEAEQLVRDVEVDVVLNGITGSVGLGPTLAALETGRTLALANKESLIVGGELVTALAAPGQIVPVDSEHSAIAQALRAGTHDEVRRLVLTASGGPFRGRSRSELADVTPAQALAHPTWDMGRVVTTNSATLVNKGLEVIEAHLLFGVPYDAIDVVVHPQSVVHSMVEFVDGSTIAQASPPDMRLPISLGLDWPQRVAGVGAPIDWTRAAQWTFEPLDEDAFPAVRLAKRVGMAGATYPAVFNAANEQAVDAFHEGRLRFLDIVDLVVDVVDRHEAPAALTRESLADAESWARRVADELIAAR from the coding sequence ATGCGGCGCATCCTCGTCCTCGGCTCCACCGGCTCCATCGGCACGCAGGCTCTCGAGGTCATCGCCGCCAATCCCCACCGCTTCGAGGTGGCGGGTCTGGCGACAGGTAGCCGCCGCGAACTGATGGCCGCTCAGGCGGCGCAGTTCGGGGTCGCCGAGAGTGCGTGCGCCCTCGGCGCCTCAGAGGCGGAGCAGCTCGTCCGCGACGTCGAGGTCGATGTCGTGCTCAACGGCATCACCGGTTCGGTAGGGCTCGGGCCGACGCTCGCCGCGCTCGAGACGGGTCGCACCCTGGCGCTGGCCAACAAGGAGTCGCTCATCGTGGGCGGCGAGCTCGTCACGGCGCTCGCCGCGCCCGGGCAGATCGTGCCCGTCGATTCCGAGCACTCCGCGATCGCGCAGGCGCTGCGCGCCGGTACCCACGACGAGGTGCGCCGCCTCGTGCTGACCGCCTCGGGCGGTCCGTTCCGCGGGAGGTCTCGGTCGGAACTGGCCGACGTCACGCCGGCGCAGGCCCTGGCCCACCCGACGTGGGACATGGGGCGGGTCGTGACCACGAACTCCGCCACGCTGGTGAACAAGGGCCTCGAGGTCATCGAGGCGCACCTCCTCTTCGGGGTGCCCTACGACGCGATCGACGTCGTCGTCCACCCGCAGTCGGTCGTGCACTCGATGGTCGAGTTCGTCGACGGGTCGACGATCGCCCAGGCGTCACCGCCCGACATGCGCCTTCCCATCTCCCTGGGCCTCGACTGGCCGCAGCGCGTGGCGGGCGTCGGGGCGCCGATCGACTGGACCCGCGCGGCCCAGTGGACCTTCGAGCCGCTGGATGAGGACGCCTTCCCCGCCGTGCGGCTGGCCAAGCGGGTCGGGATGGCCGGGGCGACCTACCCCGCGGTGTTCAACGCCGCGAACGAGCAGGCCGTCGACGCCTTCCACGAGGGCCGACTGCGGTTCCTCGACATCGTCGACCTCGTCGTAGACGTCGTCGACCGCCACGAGGCGCCCGCGGCGCTCACGCGCGAGTCGCTGGCCGATGCCGAGAGCTGGGCGCGCCGCGTCGCCGACGAGCTGATCGCGGCGCGCTGA
- a CDS encoding FKBP-type peptidyl-prolyl cis-trans isomerase, producing MRIRSIAALSVTAVSLLLLTSCSGGGAPDATGSPSAQVADLCDAAAPSGEASESVTVEGEPGAASQAVFTAPLEISELQSTVVTEGEGDPVAAGELVNIAFTAFSADTGEELGSLNYEPGQFLPQQISADNPIGQVLGCATPGTRVVATFPATETNGGEVYVFDFLETVPDAAWGTEQPAPEGLPEVELAEDGEPTITVPDADAPTAVELATLKQGDGETVEPGDTVLVQYTGVKWSDNEVFDSSWEAGTPASFQTTGVVDGFRQALEGQTVGSQVLAVIPPEFGYGAVEGNELQEETLVFVVDILGVQHVAATTAP from the coding sequence GTGCGCATTCGTTCGATCGCCGCCCTGTCCGTCACCGCTGTGTCGCTCCTCCTGCTGACGTCGTGCTCCGGCGGCGGTGCGCCCGACGCGACCGGATCGCCGTCGGCGCAGGTCGCCGACCTCTGCGACGCCGCTGCTCCGTCGGGCGAGGCATCCGAGTCGGTCACGGTCGAGGGTGAGCCGGGCGCTGCGTCGCAGGCCGTCTTCACCGCGCCGCTGGAGATCTCCGAGCTGCAGAGCACCGTGGTCACCGAGGGCGAGGGCGATCCCGTCGCGGCCGGCGAGCTGGTCAACATCGCCTTCACCGCCTTCAGCGCCGACACCGGCGAGGAACTCGGGTCGCTCAACTACGAGCCCGGACAGTTCCTGCCGCAGCAGATCTCCGCCGACAACCCCATCGGCCAGGTCCTCGGGTGCGCGACGCCCGGTACCCGCGTCGTCGCCACCTTCCCCGCGACCGAGACCAACGGCGGCGAGGTCTACGTCTTCGACTTCCTCGAAACGGTCCCCGATGCCGCCTGGGGCACCGAGCAGCCCGCGCCCGAGGGGCTTCCCGAGGTGGAGCTGGCGGAGGACGGCGAGCCGACCATCACGGTCCCCGACGCCGATGCCCCCACCGCGGTGGAGCTCGCGACGCTGAAGCAGGGCGACGGCGAGACGGTCGAGCCCGGCGACACCGTGCTCGTTCAGTACACCGGCGTGAAGTGGTCGGACAACGAGGTGTTCGACTCCAGCTGGGAGGCGGGCACTCCGGCGTCGTTCCAGACGACCGGAGTCGTCGACGGGTTCCGCCAGGCCCTGGAGGGTCAGACCGTGGGGTCGCAGGTGCTCGCGGTCATCCCGCCGGAGTTCGGCTACGGCGCCGTCGAGGGCAACGAACTCCAGGAGGAGACCCTGGTCTTCGTCGTCGACATCCTCGGCGTCCAGCACGTCGCGGCCACGACCGCGCCCTGA
- a CDS encoding lysophospholipid acyltransferase family protein — MTYATGRMVIAPLGRLIYRPKIEGKSNVPRQGPVIFASNHLSFIDSIAIPVAAPRPVHFLAKASYFEGSGIKGWMSREFFRAIGAIPVQRGAGQAALDALEQQRLLLAEGRAVALYPEGTRSLDGRLYKGRTGVAFLALETGAPVVPVGLIGTDRVMPVGAKRPSLSERITVRFGAPLDLSHHGAASSGRARRGATDEIMSAIHALSEQELAGQYNEVPAQNPIERIKQVLPHERL; from the coding sequence ATGACCTATGCGACGGGGCGGATGGTGATCGCGCCGCTGGGCCGACTGATCTACCGCCCGAAGATCGAGGGCAAAAGCAACGTTCCCCGCCAGGGACCGGTCATCTTCGCCAGCAATCACCTGTCGTTCATCGACTCCATCGCCATCCCCGTCGCCGCTCCCCGCCCGGTGCACTTCCTCGCCAAGGCGAGCTACTTCGAGGGGTCGGGGATCAAGGGCTGGATGTCGCGGGAGTTCTTCCGCGCCATCGGCGCCATCCCGGTCCAGCGCGGAGCCGGTCAGGCCGCGCTCGACGCACTGGAGCAGCAGCGGCTGCTGCTGGCCGAGGGGCGCGCGGTTGCTCTGTACCCGGAGGGCACGCGCTCGCTCGACGGGAGGCTCTACAAGGGCCGCACGGGCGTCGCGTTCCTGGCGCTCGAGACCGGCGCGCCCGTCGTCCCCGTGGGGCTGATCGGAACGGACCGCGTCATGCCGGTGGGCGCGAAGCGCCCGTCGCTGTCGGAGCGCATCACCGTGCGGTTCGGCGCACCGCTGGATCTGTCCCATCACGGTGCGGCGTCCTCGGGGCGAGCTCGCCGCGGGGCGACCGACGAGATCATGTCGGCGATCCACGCTCTCAGCGAGCAGGAGCTCGCCGGCCAGTACAACGAGGTGCCCGCGCAGAACCCGATCGAGCGCATCAAGCAGGTCCTTCCGCACGAGCGGCTGTAG